From Verrucomicrobiota bacterium, the proteins below share one genomic window:
- the sufB gene encoding Fe-S cluster assembly protein SufB, with amino-acid sequence MSTATETIEGFVKTEYKYGFVTDVETESAPPGLNEDTVRLISSKKNEPDFLLQWRLRAYRHWLTMADPTWAKVKYPPVDYQKIIYYSAPKRKGAGPKSLDEVDPKLLETYEKLGIPLKERERLAGVAVDAVFDSVSVGTTFKEKLAEKGIIFCSFTEAVQEHPDLVKKYLGTVVPYTDNFFAALNSAVFSDGSFCYIPKGVRCPMELSTYFRINAANTGQFERTLIIAEEGSYVSYLEGCTAPMRDENQLHAAVVELLALDNAEIKYSTVQNWYPGDEQGRGGIYNFVTKRGMAKGKNSKISWTQVETGSAITWKYPSVVLQGDNSTGEFYSVALTNNYQQADTGTKMVHVGKNTRSTIVSKGISAGHGQNSYRGLVKVLKGAANARNFSQCDSLLLGNKCGAHTFPYIEIKNTSSKVEHEATTSKIGEDQIFYCNQRGLSTQDAVNMIVNGYCKDVFKQLPMEFAVEAQKLLGVSLEGSVG; translated from the coding sequence ATGAGCACGGCTACCGAAACCATCGAAGGATTTGTCAAGACGGAGTACAAATACGGATTCGTCACGGATGTCGAAACCGAGTCCGCTCCACCTGGGCTGAACGAGGACACGGTCCGTCTGATTTCGTCGAAGAAGAATGAGCCCGATTTTTTGCTTCAATGGCGATTGAGGGCTTATCGTCATTGGCTGACGATGGCGGACCCTACCTGGGCGAAAGTGAAATACCCGCCCGTCGATTACCAAAAGATCATTTACTACTCCGCACCGAAGCGGAAAGGAGCCGGGCCGAAAAGCCTGGACGAGGTGGATCCCAAGCTGTTGGAAACCTACGAGAAACTCGGTATCCCGCTGAAGGAGCGCGAACGACTCGCCGGCGTCGCGGTCGATGCCGTGTTTGACAGTGTTTCCGTCGGGACAACCTTCAAAGAGAAACTGGCGGAGAAAGGAATCATCTTCTGTTCATTTACGGAGGCGGTTCAGGAACATCCGGATCTGGTTAAGAAATACCTTGGAACTGTCGTGCCGTACACCGACAATTTCTTCGCCGCCTTGAACTCCGCGGTCTTCAGCGACGGCTCGTTCTGCTACATTCCGAAGGGCGTGCGCTGCCCGATGGAGCTTTCGACTTACTTCAGAATCAATGCGGCGAACACGGGCCAGTTTGAGCGGACGTTGATCATCGCCGAGGAGGGGAGTTACGTGAGCTACCTGGAAGGATGCACCGCGCCCATGCGCGACGAGAATCAGTTGCACGCTGCGGTCGTGGAACTTTTGGCTTTGGACAACGCAGAAATCAAATACTCGACCGTTCAGAATTGGTATCCTGGAGATGAGCAGGGACGCGGCGGAATCTACAATTTCGTCACCAAGCGAGGCATGGCCAAAGGCAAGAACTCCAAGATTTCCTGGACTCAGGTCGAAACGGGATCAGCGATCACTTGGAAGTATCCGAGCGTTGTGTTGCAGGGTGACAACTCGACCGGTGAGTTTTACTCGGTTGCCCTGACAAACAATTATCAGCAAGCCGATACCGGCACCAAGATGGTCCACGTTGGAAAAAACACCCGAAGCACGATCGTCTCAAAAGGGATTTCCGCCGGCCACGGCCAAAACAGCTATCGGGGCCTGGTCAAGGTGTTGAAGGGGGCCGCGAACGCCCGGAATTTTTCCCAGTGCGATTCTTTGCTCCTGGGAAACAAATGCGGCGCGCACACTTTCCCGTACATTGAGATCAAGAACACTTCGTCCAAAGTCGAGCATGAAGCGACGACGTCGAAAATCGGCGAGGACCAGATTTTCTATTGCAATCAACGGGGCCTCTCGACTCAAGACGCAGTCAATATGATCGTCAATGGGTACTGCAAAGACGTTTTCAAACAATTGCCGATGGAGTTTGCGGTCGAGGCCCAGAAGCTCCTGGGAGTGAGTTTGGAAGGGAGCGTTGGCTAG